Within Flavobacterium pisciphilum, the genomic segment ATAGAATAGTTTTTTTTATTATTATCATCAGAAAATTTATATTTAACTTGCTCAAACTTATTCTTTGCTAAATTATCAACAGCTCTAATTGCCTTATAAGGAAAAATTCCTTTCTTTTTGAGTTCCAAATCTTTTAATGCACCAATAATTTTACCTAGTGCTTCCCCTGTCATCTTTAGTTTTTCAACTAAATCTAAAAAATGAATCTGATCTTCCCTACTACCAACTAAATCTAAAAAATCGTTTTTAGGAAGTACAAATTTACTTTCACAAACAATATATTTATTATTACAATGCACTTCTCCCCAAAATTTTGCCAATTCTAAATGATTATCCCAAAAATAACAGCCTTCTCCTAGAAAAGACTCTTTAATATTTTGAACTGAAAATGGACCGTTAGCCTCTACGTATTCATCATTGTTACGATTTTCTAGAGTTTGGTGAGCTACTGTTTTAAACATTCATTGTTATTTATTTTACAATGATAGGAATAAATTTTTATTCAATTATAAAGGTAAGCATATATTATCGCTTTATTATTAAAGTTTATGTAAATAATTCCCCTAATTACAATAACATATAATAAAATATTCTTTTTATTCTTCCTGTAATTGCTTAATCATAAAGAGCAATCCTGCTAGAACCAAATAGGTAAGAATTAAACCAAACGGAACTATAATTGGTGATGAAACCAACCACCAACTCCAACTTATCAGATTGGTTATTTTTAAGATTGTAAAAACTATTGTAACTATTGTTAAAACTCCAATCGTGTCTAATTTTGTTTTTCTGCTGCTCATACTATTTTTATTTAATCGTTATACGTTGCTTTGGTGTGTTTTTTAAATCGAGGATTCTGAATAACAATTTTGGTGTATTGACTAAAAGCTCGCTGTTCTTTTTCGGATAAATCAGATTTGGATATCCAATTATTTAAGGGGTCTTTATAAAGCAAATGTCCGTTTACCTCATAGGCTTCGTGATCAGTTATTGGTTTGATTCTTACGCTCATATTTTCTTTGTTTGTACATTATTTTAAGTTTAAATTTCAGCCATTCAATATAGATTCTAATCGGTTTTAAGTTTGTACCGATGAGTACTACCACTAATAAGATTATTGTATTATTCATAGGCTCAGTTTCTATATTACTCTGGATTGATTATAAGCTTGCCAGTTGGTATCTTTTATCTTTTGAAGTGTAAACTGAATTTTAGTTTCTATCTTAGGTGGGCACTTATAATCTCGAACTTCATTTTCGGATATTTCATCCAATAAGAAAGAAAATTTGCTGTATAAAGCACCTCGCTCCTGGTTGATACAAATACGTTGAAACTTGCTGAAAGTGGCATGTTTTTCGGAACAATACAAAAGAACATTGTATAAAATGTCTAAGCGGTTTGTGATTTCGTTTGCTGTCATATTAATTTTGATTTAAATTTTTGGGTAATTATTATTTGGATTTATTTTTTGATATCACTTCCATGATACAATAGGGCTGTTTTTTCGTTTATCGCTATTATTCCTCCCGGGCATCTTCCGGCAACAAAAGCTGTTAAACCTTCTATTCGTATGTAAATCTTAGCCAGCTTTTTGGCCAGTTTAGCTGTGGCTGTGTAGGGTTCTTTTTTTTCCTCATGTGCCAGAAATATCATTGTCGTATTCTGAAACTCTGAAGTAAATCGCCTGAAGGCTCCATTTTTTAATTCATCATTGTAAATCGTCATATTATCAAACAGTACAATTTTTGGTGCTTGACGTTTTGATAATCTTTCTTTTACCACTTCGATTTCGGTATATTCAGAGAACTTTATTTTTCTCGAGGCTGGATCTATTTTTGCTCGTTGTGCATTGGCTTGGAATTCTTTTCCTGTTCCTTCCTCGGCAGATATGTACCAAACATTTTCATATTTGGTTAGGAATTCAGCTAGTTTAAGTGCAAAGAGCGTTTTTCCGTTTTTTTCGGCTCCATATATAATCCAAACGCCTCCTTTTTCGGGTTTGCCAAATACGTCGCCCCAGATTCCTTCAAAATCAAACTCGTCGAACTTCTTTTCAAATAATGTTTTGGGAGATATTGCTCGTGCCATTTATACGCCTATTTTAATGAGTGTTTCTAAATACCTAAGTGTTGTTTCTTTTCCGATACATTTATTAACCAGCATTTTGGTTCTGGAACGGTCTATTAAATTCGCATTGGCTACGTCACCAATTAATTGAGTATAAAAAATCGTTCTATCTACTTTTCCGTTGGGAACCAACTTGATAAATTCGTCTGAAAACCGACTGAATATTTCGGCAAAACCTACTTTTTTATTACTGATTCCTTTTTGAATTTTGGCTCTCAATCCATCTGCTCCGATCATGTACCAACCACAAGCTCCATCAGTTCCGTTCCATAATTCTTTAAGTTCCAGAAACGCGTTATATTCTAAATCTCCAGCTTCATCAAGAACTATCAATGGTTTTTCGAGCGTTGTGACATAGTATTTTAAATTGGCTTTTACATCTACATATTTTCCTTGATTGTCTATTCCTACTGTTTTAGCAAGAAGCCTTATAAATTGCTGTTTGCTTTTGGCTTGTGAACAATCGACATAAAATGTGTTTTTCATTTTTTTGATAATATGCTTGGTACAAAAAGTTTTACCAATCCCGCAATCATCAACTAAAACCATAGATTTACTTAGTGTTGCACAGAAATTGAGATTATCTTCTATTTCTGTATAAACTGTTGTTCTAGCTACTTTCCAATTGTCTTCAAATACTTTTACCTGAAGCTCTCTTCCTAAAGTAATCCAAGTAGTATCAGATAAGATCCTTTCGATTTCTCCATTCTTTAATCGGGAATAGATGGAAGGTTTTATTCCTTTGGACTTAGAAAAATCGGCATCTGAGCCTCCATAATTTTGACGAGCTTCAATGAGTGCCAGTCTTACTTTTTGTTTAAATTCGTTTGTTAGGTTCATTGTTTTACTTTTTATTATTACATAAAATTTCGTTTCCAACTTGGTATTGCATTTCCTTGTGGGACAAATGCTAGATCATCTTCGGCTTCATCGTCAAATATTTCAACTGGTTGCTCTTCTTTTGCTTCAAAGCGTTTTATATTCGAAAACTTAAAATTGGAATTAATCGTTCTAGGCGTATTATCAATAATGTTGATTCTTTCAATTTTATCTCTTTGGCGTTTTGCAAAAGCTTCTACCGATGCCACATAAGAACTCTGCAAGGCTCTTGCTTCATTATCTACTTCGGTTCTTTCTATCGTTGCTCGATTGTAGCGAGGCATTTCCATTATTTCGCAAATCAATCTATCATTAACATATACAAAGGCTTTAAGAACTTGCCCGTCGTTGGCATCAAGCCAATACACATTGACTTCCTTACTCTCGATAACTTTCATTACATCGATCAAGGCTTCACCAGTTAAAATCTTTCCTTCCTCGGCGATAGCTCTTCTTTTTCCTTGAAGCGTTAC encodes:
- a CDS encoding bifunctional adenosylcobinamide kinase/adenosylcobinamide-phosphate guanylyltransferase; translation: MARAISPKTLFEKKFDEFDFEGIWGDVFGKPEKGGVWIIYGAEKNGKTLFALKLAEFLTKYENVWYISAEEGTGKEFQANAQRAKIDPASRKIKFSEYTEIEVVKERLSKRQAPKIVLFDNMTIYNDELKNGAFRRFTSEFQNTTMIFLAHEEKKEPYTATAKLAKKLAKIYIRIEGLTAFVAGRCPGGIIAINEKTALLYHGSDIKK
- a CDS encoding ATP-binding protein — protein: MNLTNEFKQKVRLALIEARQNYGGSDADFSKSKGIKPSIYSRLKNGEIERILSDTTWITLGRELQVKVFEDNWKVARTTVYTEIEDNLNFCATLSKSMVLVDDCGIGKTFCTKHIIKKMKNTFYVDCSQAKSKQQFIRLLAKTVGIDNQGKYVDVKANLKYYVTTLEKPLIVLDEAGDLEYNAFLELKELWNGTDGACGWYMIGADGLRAKIQKGISNKKVGFAEIFSRFSDEFIKLVPNGKVDRTIFYTQLIGDVANANLIDRSRTKMLVNKCIGKETTLRYLETLIKIGV